In Nostoc sp. UHCC 0926, a single genomic region encodes these proteins:
- a CDS encoding DUF502 domain-containing protein produces MDTNKKSSSSLKQENRGLVIDRLKQDLKNDLIAGLLVVIPLATTIWLTITIATWVINFLTQIPKQLNPFDGLNPILVILLNLLVGLAVPLLSILLMGLMARNIAGRWLLDFGERLLQAIPLAGQVYKTLKQLLETILKDSNGKFRRVILVEYPRRGIWAIAFVTGAISSDIQAQMSRPVLSVFIPTTPNPTTGWYAVVPEDEVVNLSMSIEDAFKIVVSGGIVAPNTSLVFPKESTLEVKHDQIKQQVIPVEET; encoded by the coding sequence ATGGATACCAATAAAAAAAGTTCCTCTAGCTTAAAACAGGAGAATCGAGGCTTGGTAATCGATCGCCTAAAACAGGACTTAAAAAACGACCTGATTGCTGGTTTGTTGGTAGTAATTCCGTTAGCAACCACTATCTGGCTGACAATTACCATTGCTACTTGGGTAATCAACTTCCTCACCCAAATTCCCAAACAGCTGAATCCCTTTGATGGCTTAAACCCAATTTTAGTAATTTTACTGAATTTATTAGTAGGATTGGCTGTACCCCTACTGAGTATCTTATTGATGGGCTTGATGGCTCGCAATATTGCTGGGCGGTGGTTGCTAGATTTTGGTGAGCGGTTATTACAGGCAATTCCTTTAGCGGGACAGGTATACAAAACCCTAAAGCAGCTTTTAGAAACAATACTCAAAGATTCCAATGGCAAGTTTCGCCGGGTAATTTTGGTAGAGTATCCCCGCCGAGGAATTTGGGCGATCGCCTTTGTTACTGGTGCAATCAGCAGTGATATCCAAGCCCAGATGTCTCGCCCCGTGCTAAGTGTTTTTATCCCCACCACCCCCAATCCGACTACCGGATGGTACGCAGTCGTTCCTGAAGACGAAGTGGTGAACCTCTCCATGTCGATTGAAGACGCCTTTAAAATAGTTGTATCAGGTGGCATTGTCGCCCCCAATACGTCCTTGGTTTTCCCCAAAGAGTCCACACTGGAAGTCAAACACGACCAAATCAAGCAGCAGGTTATTCCCGTTGAAGAAACTTAA
- a CDS encoding PP2C family protein-serine/threonine phosphatase, with protein sequence MPVSQLPSQPTDNNSSTATDVTPVVALKELVARLHREQNKIQDLLSSLGFALRSFNNLNQFLELIPLMATRVTDADGSALFLYKPNGQVRLEQLHWQDSRQRKNIRKALEIASSQITLMPNTAPLANATGIMEDQMHRYLGPDVQIFGTAILVKHTERGWLYVLSRDPEYSWTETRQKLVRLVADQTAVAIENDELAVELRKKERLDQELEIGAEIQRRLLPRQCPIIPGAVLAARCKPANRVGGDYYDFIATNHNKIQPKPKGSTETSRWGLVIGDVMGKGVPAGLIMTMMRGMLRGEVLHGNSPAGILQNLNRVMYADLDNSQRFVTLFYSEYNPHTRILSYSNAAHNPPLWWHAATKTVSRLDTLGMLIGLDANSQYEDAQAQLEPGDTIIYYTDGLTDAAAAGGDRFDEDNFVTGFNTACKYCNGPQEIVDYLFDQVQQFIGADKQNTDDMTLVVLQIL encoded by the coding sequence GTGCCTGTGTCTCAACTGCCCTCTCAACCCACTGACAACAATAGTAGTACCGCGACAGATGTCACACCAGTCGTGGCACTCAAAGAACTCGTGGCAAGGTTACACCGGGAACAGAACAAAATTCAAGATTTGCTAAGTTCTTTAGGATTTGCCCTGAGAAGTTTCAATAATTTGAATCAGTTTTTGGAACTGATCCCGCTGATGGCAACAAGAGTGACAGATGCAGACGGTAGCGCCCTGTTCCTCTACAAACCTAATGGTCAAGTCAGGTTAGAGCAGTTACATTGGCAAGATAGTCGTCAGCGAAAAAATATCCGCAAAGCGCTAGAAATAGCCAGCAGTCAAATCACGCTTATGCCCAATACTGCCCCTCTAGCGAATGCCACGGGGATAATGGAAGACCAGATGCATCGCTATTTGGGGCCAGATGTGCAAATCTTTGGTACGGCGATTCTGGTGAAGCATACAGAACGGGGATGGCTCTATGTCTTGAGCCGCGATCCAGAATATAGTTGGACAGAAACTAGGCAAAAGTTAGTTAGGTTAGTGGCAGACCAAACAGCAGTAGCGATCGAAAACGATGAACTAGCTGTAGAATTAAGAAAAAAAGAACGCCTAGACCAAGAACTAGAAATTGGCGCAGAAATTCAACGGCGACTTCTGCCACGTCAATGCCCCATAATCCCTGGTGCTGTCCTGGCGGCACGTTGTAAACCTGCCAATCGCGTTGGCGGAGACTACTACGACTTTATTGCTACCAATCACAATAAGATTCAGCCCAAGCCCAAAGGCAGCACGGAAACTAGTCGCTGGGGTTTAGTTATTGGAGATGTCATGGGCAAAGGTGTCCCCGCTGGGCTGATTATGACGATGATGCGGGGAATGCTACGCGGAGAAGTGCTACATGGTAATTCCCCAGCAGGAATTCTGCAAAACTTAAATAGAGTTATGTATGCAGATTTGGATAATTCCCAGCGTTTTGTAACGCTATTTTACTCAGAATATAACCCCCATACCCGAATTTTATCTTATAGTAATGCGGCACATAATCCTCCCTTGTGGTGGCACGCAGCCACGAAAACTGTCAGCCGTTTAGATACTTTAGGAATGTTAATCGGTTTGGATGCTAACAGCCAATATGAAGATGCCCAGGCACAGTTAGAGCCTGGGGATACAATTATTTACTATACAGATGGCTTGACCGATGCTGCTGCCGCTGGTGGCGATCGCTTCGACGAAGATAACTTTGTCACTGGCTTCAATACGGCTTGCAAGTACTGCAATGGCCCACAGGAGATTGTGGATTACCTATTTGACCAAGTTCAGCAATTCATCGGTGCTGATAAGCAAAACACTGATGATATGACACTAGTTGTTCTGCAAATTTTATAG
- the nusB gene encoding transcription antitermination factor NusB gives MQPRKPQQIARELALLSLSQLPINPKKLDKLADDQLVSKLVLGAVRTLTSEVQDTLDNAAGELQRSNDRILSSQTRASDLNSARTMLQEAIACTQTAINQLGTAVDFPELIQLANQDKGVRNYAKELVITVNENRHIIDELLSSALVDWQVTRLAQIDRDILQIAVAEMKFLGVPDSIAINEAVELAKRYSGDDGHRFINGVLRRVTEQKKTA, from the coding sequence ATGCAACCTCGTAAACCCCAGCAAATAGCTCGTGAATTAGCGCTTTTAAGCCTTAGCCAATTGCCAATTAACCCAAAGAAATTAGATAAATTGGCAGACGATCAACTAGTATCCAAGTTGGTGCTAGGAGCAGTACGCACCCTGACCTCAGAAGTGCAAGATACCCTCGATAATGCCGCAGGTGAACTGCAACGCAGTAACGATCGCATCTTAAGTAGCCAAACTCGGGCCTCCGACCTGAATAGTGCTAGAACAATGCTCCAAGAGGCGATCGCCTGCACCCAGACAGCAATCAATCAGTTGGGTACAGCAGTTGATTTCCCAGAATTGATTCAGTTAGCTAATCAGGATAAAGGAGTCCGTAATTACGCTAAAGAGCTTGTGATTACCGTCAACGAAAATCGACACATTATAGATGAACTCCTTTCTAGTGCCTTAGTAGATTGGCAAGTAACTCGCCTCGCCCAAATTGACCGGGATATCCTACAAATCGCTGTGGCAGAAATGAAGTTCTTAGGAGTTCCAGATAGTATTGCCATCAACGAAGCTGTGGAGCTAGCCAAACGCTACAGTGGAGACGATGGTCATCGGTTTATTAACGGTGTTTTGCGCCGAGTCACTGAGCAGAAAAAAACAGCATAG
- a CDS encoding ankyrin repeat domain-containing protein codes for MTENNDTSLLKAAKSGDIKGLCALLGAGALVDTCDRQGTTALMFAANLGYTEIVRSLLGAGANINLKRKLYGLTALMLAASAKQFDIVQLLLSKGADVNATNEDGSTALMAAVLKGHVDVVRVLLAAGAKVNIADKDDDTALKLAVKQGQIEVLQAILQTGVDINIRDEEGETLLTLAADLGHLEIVEALLAAGADVNVKNADGGTALSAAAAAGHSAAAAALLDRDAEINLQDQDGETALHLAVVEGYIDVVQVLLNRGADAQIRNHLGDTPLLVAALQGHSQIVEVLLRSGGDINGKNLGELPLTLAASQGHTQTVKVLLDYGADAKTPGDDGKTALIKATERKHTEIIHLLLAKGADVNFQDSARATSLMWAASAGYDEIVQVLLQAGADVNLKNRGGYTALMIAEFNGYKNVVRSLQKAGAQE; via the coding sequence ATGACTGAAAACAACGATACTTCGCTGCTGAAAGCTGCTAAAAGTGGTGATATTAAGGGGCTATGTGCGCTACTAGGTGCTGGTGCCTTGGTGGACACGTGCGATCGCCAAGGCACGACGGCGTTAATGTTTGCTGCCAATTTAGGCTATACCGAAATTGTGCGATCGCTGCTGGGTGCTGGGGCAAATATCAACTTGAAAAGAAAACTCTATGGTTTGACAGCTTTGATGTTGGCAGCTAGTGCCAAACAGTTTGACATTGTGCAGCTTTTACTATCCAAAGGTGCTGATGTAAATGCCACTAATGAAGATGGCAGCACAGCTTTAATGGCAGCAGTACTCAAAGGCCATGTAGATGTAGTGCGAGTCTTATTGGCTGCTGGTGCGAAGGTGAATATCGCAGATAAAGATGATGATACTGCCTTGAAACTCGCCGTTAAGCAGGGACAAATAGAAGTTCTACAAGCAATTCTCCAAACTGGTGTCGATATCAATATCCGAGATGAGGAGGGTGAGACACTCTTAACATTAGCGGCAGACTTGGGACATCTGGAGATTGTGGAAGCACTGCTAGCAGCAGGGGCTGATGTGAATGTGAAAAACGCTGATGGTGGAACTGCCCTATCGGCAGCAGCAGCAGCGGGACACAGTGCGGCAGCAGCAGCTTTACTAGATCGAGATGCCGAGATTAATCTCCAAGATCAAGATGGTGAAACTGCCCTACACCTTGCCGTTGTGGAAGGCTACATTGATGTCGTACAAGTGTTACTTAACAGGGGTGCAGATGCCCAAATTAGGAACCACCTGGGTGATACGCCACTGCTTGTAGCAGCATTGCAGGGACATAGCCAAATTGTCGAGGTACTGCTGCGTTCTGGGGGAGATATTAATGGTAAAAATCTTGGTGAACTACCTTTGACGTTGGCTGCATCACAAGGACACACCCAAACAGTGAAAGTGTTGTTAGACTATGGTGCTGATGCCAAGACACCAGGGGATGATGGCAAAACTGCTTTGATCAAGGCAACCGAACGCAAGCACACAGAGATTATACATTTGCTGCTGGCAAAGGGGGCAGATGTGAATTTTCAAGACTCGGCCAGGGCAACATCTTTGATGTGGGCTGCCTCAGCAGGTTATGACGAAATCGTGCAGGTATTACTCCAAGCTGGGGCAGATGTGAATTTGAAAAACCGTGGTGGTTATACTGCTTTGATGATTGCAGAATTTAATGGTTATAAGAATGTGGTGCGGAGTCTACAAAAAGCTGGGGCGCAAGAATAG
- a CDS encoding DUF4079 domain-containing protein, with protein sequence MSLQLTPSIKYWLNFIHPVLMWALLALSIYAAYLGLQVQHTRNAKGEEKKELIKGRYNVRHYQIGSILLALMVAGAIAAMAVTYINNGKLFFGSHLLAGLGMMSLIAFSAALSPYMQKGANWARATHILLNSILLGLFAWQAVTGVQIVQRILTQA encoded by the coding sequence ATGAGTCTGCAACTTACTCCATCAATTAAATATTGGCTGAACTTCATTCATCCGGTGCTCATGTGGGCACTATTAGCACTCTCAATTTATGCTGCCTACTTGGGGCTGCAAGTACAGCATACCAGAAATGCTAAGGGGGAAGAAAAGAAAGAACTGATTAAAGGTAGATATAACGTCAGACACTACCAAATCGGGTCTATACTCCTAGCTTTGATGGTGGCAGGTGCGATCGCTGCAATGGCTGTCACTTACATCAATAATGGTAAGTTATTTTTCGGATCTCACCTACTAGCAGGGCTGGGTATGATGAGTTTGATTGCATTTTCTGCTGCTTTGTCTCCTTATATGCAGAAAGGGGCAAATTGGGCGCGTGCAACTCACATTTTGTTGAATTCTATCCTTTTGGGACTTTTTGCTTGGCAGGCTGTTACTGGCGTGCAAATTGTCCAAAGAATTCTGACTCAAGCATAG
- the ftsY gene encoding signal recognition particle-docking protein FtsY: protein MVFNWFRRQYNDSSNTPSDQKQEETPAVQEPQPEPAETSTPTAETAPDTTADLLAFAKAAYKNIQQKQQSEVVETSPDSAQPETAETAIAEITEPEATEEPVSTTVETAQPEVIQAATEEESTEDSSVAAIPEEPDVKSPEIKASEVEPTPSEPLATPEATQPTAPATLSFLERAAAERQAKLEQLIATAIVVPEPEVVQPVAATSETGEEIPGLVFDDGFVWSAKVLAAQGRSPEDVSIEEITWLKKLRQGLDKTRRSILNQLKAIVGQGPLNLAAVTEIEALLLQADVGVEATDFIINALQKKLREEVTAPEEAIAYLKKILRDMLDAPSKISHKTTFTLEKETLNIWLITGVNGAGKTTTIGKIAHLGQKSGYKCLIGAADTFRAAAVEQVKVWGSRSGVEVIANPGKNTDPAAVVFDAIAAAQARQTELLLVDTAGRLQNKKNLMDELTKIRRIIDKKAPNAKVESLLVLDATLGQNGLRQAEVFSQAAQLSGVVLTKLDGTAKGGVALAVVQQLGLPIRFIGAGEGIEDLRPFSSYEFVEALLSG from the coding sequence ATGGTTTTTAATTGGTTCCGTCGTCAATATAACGATTCCTCTAACACTCCCTCTGATCAGAAACAGGAAGAAACTCCTGCGGTACAAGAACCCCAACCAGAGCCAGCCGAAACGTCAACACCAACTGCTGAAACTGCACCAGACACAACGGCAGATTTGTTGGCGTTTGCTAAAGCTGCCTACAAAAATATTCAGCAAAAACAACAATCTGAGGTAGTAGAAACCTCACCTGATTCAGCACAACCTGAAACCGCAGAAACGGCAATTGCGGAAATCACTGAACCAGAAGCAACTGAGGAACCTGTTAGTACAACTGTAGAAACTGCACAGCCAGAAGTTATCCAAGCAGCTACTGAGGAAGAAAGTACAGAAGATTCCTCAGTAGCAGCAATTCCTGAAGAGCCAGATGTCAAAAGCCCAGAAATAAAGGCAAGTGAAGTTGAACCAACGCCCAGCGAACCACTAGCTACGCCAGAGGCAACACAGCCAACAGCACCAGCGACCTTATCCTTCTTAGAACGGGCGGCGGCAGAACGGCAAGCCAAGCTGGAACAACTAATAGCCACCGCCATTGTAGTTCCAGAACCGGAGGTAGTACAGCCAGTAGCTGCAACCTCAGAGACAGGAGAGGAAATTCCTGGACTAGTATTTGATGATGGGTTTGTCTGGTCAGCGAAAGTCCTAGCAGCTCAAGGTAGAAGTCCAGAAGACGTTTCTATTGAAGAAATTACCTGGCTGAAAAAGCTCCGGCAAGGGTTAGACAAAACTCGTCGTAGTATCCTCAACCAACTAAAGGCGATCGTCGGTCAAGGACCGCTAAACCTTGCTGCTGTGACAGAAATTGAGGCATTGCTCCTGCAAGCTGATGTGGGTGTAGAGGCGACAGACTTTATTATCAATGCCCTACAGAAAAAACTTCGAGAAGAAGTCACCGCACCTGAAGAAGCGATCGCTTACCTGAAAAAAATCCTCCGGGATATGCTGGATGCACCGAGCAAGATATCCCATAAAACTACCTTTACCCTAGAAAAAGAAACCTTAAATATTTGGTTAATCACTGGGGTGAATGGTGCCGGTAAAACCACTACCATCGGCAAAATTGCCCACCTGGGACAAAAATCTGGTTATAAATGCTTGATTGGGGCAGCAGACACCTTCCGCGCCGCCGCCGTGGAACAGGTCAAGGTTTGGGGTAGTAGAAGTGGTGTAGAAGTAATTGCTAATCCTGGGAAAAATACAGATCCGGCAGCAGTTGTATTTGATGCGATCGCTGCCGCCCAAGCGCGTCAAACAGAATTACTTTTGGTAGATACAGCTGGGCGATTGCAAAACAAGAAAAATTTAATGGACGAACTCACCAAAATCCGGCGAATTATCGACAAAAAAGCCCCAAATGCCAAAGTAGAATCTCTGTTGGTTTTAGATGCCACTTTAGGTCAAAATGGACTGCGGCAAGCCGAAGTTTTCTCCCAAGCTGCCCAACTAAGTGGCGTTGTCTTAACCAAACTGGACGGCACTGCCAAAGGCGGTGTTGCCCTTGCCGTTGTGCAGCAGCTAGGTTTACCCATTCGCTTTATTGGTGCAGGCGAAGGAATTGAAGACCTGCGCCCCTTTTCTAGCTATGAGTTTGTCGAAGCTCTCTTGAGTGGCTAG
- a CDS encoding glycosyltransferase family 2 protein, with product MFSIYILTYNEELDIAACIESAMLSDDIIVVDSCSSDRTVEIASCYPIHVVQHAFESHGRQRTWMLESIPPKHEWVYILEADERMTPELFAECEKVSQNPDYIGYYVAERVMFMNRWIRYSTQYPRYQMRLFRYGKVWFTDYGHTEREVCEGATSFLKETYPHYTCSKGLSRWIEKHNRYSTDEAQETLYQLEQGNVNWQDLFFGKSEIEKRRALKDLSLRLPARPLLRFVYMYFILGGCLDGGAGLAWCTLQAFYEYLILLKVWEMKYLPKPNLDATAILAQESTQQLQCADSETTQADVV from the coding sequence ATGTTCTCAATTTACATACTGACATATAACGAAGAACTAGATATTGCTGCTTGTATCGAATCAGCGATGCTATCGGATGACATCATTGTTGTGGATTCATGCAGTAGCGATCGCACTGTGGAAATCGCCAGTTGCTATCCCATCCACGTCGTCCAACACGCTTTTGAAAGCCACGGACGCCAACGCACCTGGATGTTAGAGTCTATCCCCCCGAAGCACGAATGGGTTTACATTCTCGAAGCTGATGAGCGCATGACACCAGAGCTTTTCGCGGAATGCGAAAAGGTAAGTCAGAATCCAGACTACATCGGTTACTACGTAGCTGAACGTGTCATGTTCATGAATCGTTGGATTCGCTACAGCACACAGTATCCCCGTTACCAAATGCGCCTCTTCCGCTACGGTAAAGTGTGGTTTACAGACTATGGTCATACTGAACGGGAAGTTTGTGAGGGTGCAACTAGCTTTTTAAAAGAAACATACCCTCATTACACTTGTAGCAAAGGCTTGAGCCGCTGGATTGAAAAACATAACCGTTATTCTACAGATGAAGCTCAAGAAACATTGTATCAACTAGAACAAGGAAATGTGAACTGGCAAGATTTATTTTTTGGCAAATCGGAAATTGAAAAACGCCGTGCTCTTAAAGATTTGTCTTTGCGTTTACCCGCCAGACCGTTGCTACGCTTTGTATATATGTATTTTATCTTAGGCGGATGTTTAGATGGAGGTGCTGGACTTGCTTGGTGTACATTGCAGGCATTCTACGAATACCTGATTTTGCTCAAAGTTTGGGAAATGAAGTATTTACCAAAACCTAATTTAGACGCAACAGCAATTCTGGCACAAGAGAGTACACAACAGTTGCAGTGTGCAGATTCTGAAACTACACAGGCTGATGTGGTGTAA